In one window of Corynebacterium incognita DNA:
- a CDS encoding copper oxidase produces MDDKKSGRLPTKEWSAKSWHRRASKPIIYWMALFIVLGSVHIIIPNYRWVLIHMFTLGIVTNSIVVWSQHLTEKFTQSTLPDSTRPGQLRRIWALNGGVVIAVMGQILHETWDKHWILTQLGATVIAVVVGWHGVSLLRQWRALDADKRFRNVVLGYVVSALCLPLGAILGALLAMGLDAPWHERLLLAHIALNILGFVGIAAAASLTILFPAIWRTRGGSNRFSLTLSLQAFGLVMATGGALADVGAVAGVGVIVYAAGWVASWQLWLQFTGAVLKDPRDRINYPSVSVLLAITWLTLALVHFGVRLILARDGLATVELPTLPLLVGFAAQLLIGAMSYLLPTTMGGGPQAVRAGLKEMNRAGLYRATLINGGLLIWLTTTYSWLAVTSSMLCLAALAVFPVLIKRSVSAQKAVLLGEAAGPAKDDAASPPWGQVTAGVATLALLLALFGGLGGPS; encoded by the coding sequence CTGCCCACCAAGGAGTGGTCTGCCAAGTCCTGGCACCGCCGCGCCAGCAAACCCATCATCTACTGGATGGCGCTGTTCATCGTCCTCGGCTCTGTACACATCATCATCCCCAACTACCGCTGGGTGCTCATCCACATGTTCACCCTCGGCATCGTAACCAACTCGATTGTGGTGTGGTCCCAGCACCTCACCGAGAAATTCACCCAATCCACACTCCCCGATTCCACCCGCCCGGGCCAGCTGCGCCGCATCTGGGCGCTCAACGGCGGCGTGGTCATCGCCGTCATGGGACAGATCCTCCACGAGACCTGGGATAAGCACTGGATACTCACCCAGTTAGGCGCCACCGTCATCGCCGTGGTGGTGGGCTGGCACGGGGTATCACTGCTGCGGCAGTGGCGCGCCCTCGACGCGGACAAGCGCTTCCGTAACGTGGTGTTGGGTTACGTGGTCTCCGCGCTATGTCTGCCGCTGGGCGCAATCCTTGGCGCGCTGCTGGCCATGGGGCTCGACGCGCCGTGGCATGAACGCCTGCTACTCGCGCATATCGCGCTGAACATTCTGGGTTTCGTGGGCATCGCCGCGGCCGCCTCGTTGACCATCTTGTTCCCCGCTATTTGGCGCACACGCGGCGGCTCCAACCGCTTCAGCCTCACGCTCAGCCTGCAAGCCTTCGGCTTAGTCATGGCCACCGGCGGCGCGCTTGCCGACGTCGGTGCTGTCGCCGGTGTCGGCGTCATCGTCTACGCCGCGGGCTGGGTGGCGTCCTGGCAGCTCTGGCTGCAGTTCACTGGCGCGGTGCTCAAGGACCCCCGGGATCGCATCAACTACCCTTCCGTCTCGGTGCTGCTGGCCATCACCTGGCTCACCCTGGCGCTCGTGCATTTCGGGGTCCGCCTCATCCTGGCCCGCGACGGCCTTGCCACCGTGGAACTTCCCACCCTGCCGTTGCTGGTGGGCTTCGCGGCGCAGCTGCTCATCGGCGCGATGAGCTACCTGTTGCCCACCACGATGGGCGGCGGCCCGCAGGCCGTGCGCGCAGGCCTCAAAGAGATGAACCGCGCCGGACTATACCGCGCCACGCTCATCAACGGCGGCCTGCTCATCTGGCTAACCACCACCTATTCCTGGCTGGCCGTGACCTCCTCCATGCTGTGCCTCGCCGCGCTCGCTGTGTTCCCCGTCCTCATCAAGCGCTCCGTCAGCGCCCAGAAGGCGGTCCTGCTCGGCGAGGCTGCAGGCCCCGCCAAAGACGACGCCGCCTCCCCTCCCTGGGGCCAGGTCACCGCGGGCGTCGCGACGCTCGCACTGCTCCTCGCCCTATTCGGCGGGTTGGGCGGCCCCTCCTAG
- a CDS encoding TM0106 family RecB-like putative nuclease codes for MNDTISASDVVGCRYRLAQRRAHPDIPRTPAAQARADRFAAARELVLTKLPTKRGPGDGSALFKRVDLGPLPADDPEARFLETLEALASGATLITGAVLESTATTPTGPVRYSVNVDILQATSPVESVATGSRAYLPILVSNHRAARAHATITTPAVPTHRLGLSAPLPAPYKIRHHVTDGYRLSMAVRVLDELGLSTGSGGVIGQDRDRVFFTTPHPSALDDALAAPTPVAPRRVKECASCRFWQLCEPQLQAADEISLFLPGDRARAFREQGIDTVQGLIDAQLGEPSTLARAWREGTVALRRSDAAAIAASLPRADVEVDVDMEAYLDQGAYLWGAWHDGTYRAFVTWEPLGGKYEAANFREFWEWLQNLRDQAHAAGKTFRAYCYSNHGENHWMTMSAQRFGDPTLQEVKDFLHSEEWVDVFAHVKRHLAGPYGLGLKVIAPVADFEWEDEGFDGEASVNARRHAMHSEDAATAEDIRERILRYNRDDCRATAAVREWLRAGAPGAPTLTSET; via the coding sequence GTGAATGACACAATTTCAGCCTCGGATGTGGTGGGGTGCCGCTACCGGCTCGCCCAGCGCCGCGCGCACCCTGATATTCCCCGCACTCCTGCCGCGCAGGCGCGTGCGGATCGCTTCGCCGCCGCCCGGGAGCTCGTGCTCACCAAGCTACCCACCAAGCGCGGGCCCGGGGACGGGAGCGCCCTGTTCAAGCGCGTGGACCTTGGCCCCCTGCCCGCCGATGATCCGGAAGCGCGCTTCCTCGAAACGCTAGAGGCCCTGGCCTCCGGCGCCACGCTGATCACCGGCGCGGTGCTCGAATCCACCGCCACCACGCCGACGGGCCCGGTGCGCTACTCGGTCAACGTGGATATCCTGCAGGCCACATCGCCAGTTGAGTCCGTTGCGACTGGCTCCCGCGCCTACCTGCCGATTCTGGTGAGCAACCACCGCGCCGCCCGCGCGCACGCCACCATCACTACGCCCGCCGTGCCCACCCATCGGCTGGGGCTGTCGGCGCCGCTGCCCGCGCCGTACAAGATCCGCCATCACGTTACGGACGGCTACCGGCTGTCCATGGCGGTGCGCGTGCTCGACGAGCTGGGCCTGTCCACCGGCAGCGGCGGCGTCATTGGACAAGACCGCGACCGCGTTTTCTTCACCACCCCGCACCCCAGCGCTTTGGACGACGCGTTGGCCGCGCCCACCCCTGTGGCACCGCGCCGGGTCAAGGAATGCGCCAGCTGCCGCTTCTGGCAGCTATGCGAACCGCAACTTCAGGCCGCGGACGAGATCTCCTTGTTCCTCCCCGGCGACCGCGCCCGCGCCTTCCGGGAGCAGGGCATCGATACGGTCCAGGGGCTTATCGACGCCCAGCTGGGCGAGCCCTCCACCTTGGCCCGCGCCTGGCGCGAGGGCACGGTGGCGCTGCGGCGCTCGGATGCTGCGGCCATCGCGGCGTCGCTTCCGCGCGCCGACGTCGAGGTGGACGTGGACATGGAGGCCTACCTGGACCAAGGCGCCTACTTGTGGGGCGCGTGGCACGACGGCACCTATCGCGCGTTTGTCACCTGGGAGCCGCTCGGCGGTAAATATGAAGCCGCGAATTTCCGCGAGTTCTGGGAGTGGTTGCAGAACCTGCGCGACCAAGCCCACGCCGCAGGCAAGACTTTCCGGGCGTATTGCTACTCCAACCACGGCGAGAACCATTGGATGACCATGTCCGCCCAACGCTTCGGCGACCCTACCCTGCAGGAGGTTAAGGATTTCCTGCACTCAGAGGAGTGGGTAGACGTTTTCGCCCACGTCAAGCGCCACCTGGCGGGTCCTTACGGCCTGGGCCTCAAGGTCATCGCGCCGGTGGCCGACTTCGAATGGGAGGACGAGGGCTTCGACGGCGAGGCCTCCGTCAACGCGCGACGCCACGCCATGCACAGCGAGGACGCGGCGACAGCGGAGGATATCCGGGAGCGCATCCTCCGCTACAACCGCGATGACTGCCGCGCCACCGCCGCCGTGCGTGAGTGGCTGCGCGCCGGTGCTCCGGGTGCTCCGACGTTAACGAGTGAGACCTAG
- a CDS encoding DUF6474 family protein, whose translation MSILKKLRKRRNEARAEIKAAKERVRREVKAANKAQERQQKLLAKQEKQLLKDEKKNLKAKRKHELKMAKAELDRIKTGRLNKANVQRYAGAARAAAPLLLPLAYRAITAGREALEQRRAQRAGISADQMAEFSGHGAPLRAKTQGIRNSLKESSLPLGYQRDVRDQLDEIDAAIDNAEFMTPQQRRRAHHSIQRDIDSVTQDIQNRINRL comes from the coding sequence ATGAGCATCCTGAAGAAGCTACGCAAGCGCCGCAACGAAGCCCGCGCGGAGATCAAGGCCGCCAAGGAGCGCGTGCGCCGCGAGGTTAAGGCTGCCAACAAGGCCCAGGAGCGCCAGCAGAAGCTCCTGGCCAAGCAGGAAAAGCAGCTGCTCAAGGACGAGAAGAAGAACCTCAAGGCCAAGCGTAAGCACGAGCTGAAGATGGCCAAGGCGGAGCTCGATCGCATCAAAACTGGCAGGCTCAACAAGGCGAACGTCCAGCGCTATGCGGGTGCCGCCCGCGCCGCGGCCCCCTTGCTGCTGCCGCTGGCTTACCGCGCTATCACCGCCGGCCGCGAGGCCCTGGAGCAGCGCCGCGCACAGCGCGCCGGCATCTCCGCGGACCAGATGGCGGAGTTCTCCGGTCACGGCGCGCCGCTGCGTGCCAAGACCCAGGGAATCCGCAATTCCCTCAAGGAATCCAGCCTGCCGCTGGGCTACCAGCGCGACGTGCGCGATCAACTCGATGAAATTGACGCGGCCATCGACAACGCGGAGTTCATGACCCCGCAGCAGCGTCGCCGCGCGCACCACTCCATTCAGCGCGACATCGACTCCGTGACCCAGGACATCCAGAACCGGATCAACCGCCTGTAA
- a CDS encoding response regulator — MIRGLLADDHEIVRLGLRAVLEEADDIEVVGEVATAEAAISAAQAGGIDVVLMDLRFSAGVEGTRVMNGAQATAEIRRSMQRPPKVLVVTNYDTDADILGAIEAGAVGYLLKDAPPAELLEAVHSAAEGDSALSPIVADKLMTRVRTPRTSLTPRELEVLQLVASGASNRDIGTELMLSEATVKSHLVHIYDKLGVRSRTSAVAAAREQGVL; from the coding sequence ATGATCAGGGGTCTGCTCGCAGACGATCATGAGATTGTCCGCCTGGGCTTACGCGCCGTGTTGGAAGAGGCGGACGACATCGAGGTCGTGGGTGAAGTAGCCACCGCCGAGGCCGCCATTTCCGCGGCGCAGGCCGGCGGCATTGACGTCGTGCTCATGGACTTAAGGTTCTCCGCCGGGGTGGAGGGCACTCGGGTGATGAACGGCGCGCAGGCCACCGCGGAGATTCGCCGGTCTATGCAGCGCCCGCCGAAGGTCCTGGTGGTCACTAACTACGACACGGACGCGGACATCCTCGGCGCCATCGAGGCGGGTGCGGTGGGCTACCTGCTCAAGGACGCCCCACCCGCGGAATTGCTGGAGGCCGTGCACTCTGCGGCCGAGGGAGACTCGGCGCTCTCACCGATCGTGGCGGACAAGCTCATGACCCGCGTGCGCACCCCGCGCACGTCGCTGACCCCGCGCGAGCTGGAAGTACTGCAGCTGGTGGCCTCCGGCGCGTCCAACCGGGACATCGGCACGGAGCTCATGCTCTCCGAGGCCACCGTCAAGTCTCACCTCGTCCACATCTACGACAAGCTGGGCGTACGCTCGCGCACCTCCGCCGTGGCGGCGGCCCGCGAGCAGGGGGTTTTGTAG
- a CDS encoding sensor histidine kinase has protein sequence MTTSLEEEFSDSEVLRNGVHVLTATLLMVTAGASLQLALGPGVLNLLLVTGFGALYFAGSAYIDKWNDPAKTAWLVILTAVWTADILVAPVAIYLVFALYFVYLQVFDDVRGVLAVIVATSMSIGVQIPHGLTLGGIMGPAVSAVVTIAIFFAFRTLARVNAERAQLIEELMATRNQLAETERSAGVNAERQRIAHEIHDTLAQGLSSMQMLLHAADRDIAKIADGADADSKIDVEAVNAGVDKAHGRIELARRTAAENLQEARAMIAALQPAGLQQTSLQGALERMADGFAGAGEMEIAVDIEGEHYQLPMKVEAALLRIAQGAVGNATKHSQAKKARITVTYEPDQVRLDVVDNGVGFAPETLAERPTGLGHIGLDAMKRRAAELGGELTVESTPGHGTAVAGGGPMTEGLN, from the coding sequence ATGACCACTAGCTTAGAGGAAGAATTCAGCGACTCCGAAGTGTTACGCAACGGTGTCCACGTGCTCACCGCCACGCTGCTGATGGTCACCGCAGGTGCCTCGCTGCAGTTGGCGCTGGGGCCCGGGGTGCTGAATCTCTTGCTGGTGACGGGCTTCGGTGCGCTGTACTTCGCCGGCTCCGCCTACATTGATAAATGGAACGACCCGGCGAAGACCGCGTGGCTGGTCATCCTCACTGCCGTGTGGACAGCCGACATCCTCGTCGCCCCAGTGGCCATCTACCTGGTCTTTGCCCTGTACTTTGTGTATCTGCAGGTATTCGATGATGTCCGCGGTGTGCTCGCGGTCATTGTGGCTACGTCCATGTCCATCGGCGTGCAGATCCCCCATGGGCTCACCCTGGGCGGAATCATGGGCCCGGCAGTCTCCGCGGTGGTGACCATCGCGATCTTCTTCGCCTTCCGCACGCTGGCGCGGGTCAACGCGGAACGCGCGCAGCTCATCGAGGAGCTCATGGCCACCCGCAATCAGCTGGCGGAGACGGAACGCAGCGCGGGCGTCAACGCTGAGCGCCAGCGCATCGCGCACGAAATCCACGACACCCTGGCCCAGGGCCTGTCCTCGATGCAGATGCTTTTGCACGCCGCGGACCGGGACATCGCGAAGATCGCCGACGGTGCGGATGCTGACAGCAAGATTGACGTCGAGGCGGTCAACGCGGGCGTCGACAAGGCCCACGGCCGCATCGAACTCGCCCGCCGCACCGCCGCGGAGAACCTGCAGGAGGCGCGCGCCATGATCGCGGCGCTGCAACCGGCCGGCCTGCAGCAAACCTCACTCCAGGGGGCGCTGGAACGCATGGCGGACGGGTTCGCGGGGGCGGGAGAGATGGAGATCGCCGTGGATATCGAGGGCGAGCACTACCAACTGCCCATGAAGGTGGAGGCTGCGTTGTTGCGCATCGCGCAGGGCGCGGTGGGCAACGCCACCAAACACTCGCAGGCGAAGAAGGCGCGGATCACGGTGACCTACGAACCGGACCAGGTGCGCCTGGACGTCGTGGATAACGGCGTCGGGTTTGCGCCGGAGACGCTCGCCGAGCGTCCCACTGGCTTAGGCCACATCGGGCTGGACGCCATGAAACGCCGCGCGGCCGAGCTGGGCGGCGAGCTGACCGTGGAATCCACCCCGGGCCACGGAACGGCGGTGGCAGGGGGGGGGCCGATGACGGAGGGGCTAAACTGA
- a CDS encoding DUF2020 domain-containing protein has product MRMSLSPRIRLRNSASVPTAKAASAASVLAATLLLSGCSALGSDAADEPTSDAASASTAAKKGADADKGDGATDSAAQPAADVLPADTFPEKQADGECPYLDSQWVAETNGQRITYQGVDNRFDTPACLIWSYPEEPQAVVLVREMPDEDAAIEVVDWAAPIKQTEPAEEPAGWSGGRGVIDERAVYAVQKGNVTVAVWSNQLQTVKAELIAKEAIKNLEL; this is encoded by the coding sequence ATGCGTATGAGCCTATCCCCACGAATCCGCCTGCGGAACTCCGCCTCCGTCCCCACTGCCAAGGCCGCCAGCGCCGCCAGCGTGCTCGCTGCGACGCTTCTGCTTTCTGGTTGCTCCGCCCTCGGCAGCGACGCCGCCGACGAGCCCACTTCCGACGCGGCGTCCGCCAGCACCGCCGCCAAGAAGGGCGCGGATGCCGACAAGGGCGACGGGGCGACGGATAGCGCGGCACAGCCTGCTGCCGACGTCCTGCCGGCGGATACCTTCCCCGAGAAGCAAGCCGACGGCGAGTGCCCCTACTTGGATTCGCAGTGGGTAGCCGAGACCAACGGCCAGCGCATCACCTACCAGGGTGTGGACAACCGCTTTGACACCCCGGCGTGCCTCATCTGGTCCTACCCGGAAGAGCCACAGGCAGTAGTCTTGGTGCGCGAGATGCCGGACGAGGACGCTGCCATCGAGGTCGTGGATTGGGCGGCGCCGATCAAGCAGACCGAACCCGCCGAAGAACCCGCAGGCTGGTCCGGCGGCCGCGGCGTCATCGACGAGCGCGCGGTCTACGCCGTGCAGAAGGGCAACGTGACCGTCGCCGTGTGGTCCAACCAGCTGCAGACCGTCAAGGCCGAGCTCATCGCCAAGGAAGCCATCAAGAACTTAGAACTCTAG
- a CDS encoding class E sortase: protein MTHRKPQSRPRRKATVSSVFGEIILTIGVLMLLFAFYESYWTNIEAGKQQDEVNSALDDKWVDDGRRVNPRQKLNPELGEAFARMYIPTFGSDFHFAVVEGTNDADLLRGPGRYQDTQMPGEEGNFAVAGHRVGKGAPFNDLDNLKSCDAIVVETQTEWIAYRVLPLGDNREAEAAKCLSDKQVEKVASGAYAGVQGRHITLPGDVSVLDKIPGAGKDAKATERLLTLTTCHPQFSNAERMIIHAIEVDSEAKTPGERPAVLEEN from the coding sequence ATGACCCACCGCAAGCCCCAGTCGCGCCCGCGGCGCAAGGCCACGGTCTCCTCCGTTTTCGGGGAGATCATCTTGACCATCGGCGTCCTCATGCTGCTTTTCGCTTTCTATGAGTCCTATTGGACCAATATCGAGGCCGGGAAACAACAAGACGAGGTTAATAGCGCGCTGGATGATAAATGGGTGGACGACGGGCGTCGGGTGAACCCGCGCCAGAAGCTCAACCCAGAGCTCGGCGAGGCCTTTGCGCGCATGTACATCCCGACCTTCGGTTCGGACTTCCACTTCGCCGTGGTGGAGGGCACCAACGACGCCGACCTGTTGCGCGGCCCGGGCCGCTACCAGGACACCCAAATGCCGGGCGAGGAAGGCAACTTCGCCGTCGCGGGCCACCGCGTGGGCAAGGGCGCGCCATTCAATGACCTGGACAACCTCAAGTCCTGCGATGCCATCGTGGTGGAAACGCAAACCGAGTGGATCGCCTACCGTGTGCTTCCTCTGGGTGACAACCGCGAGGCAGAAGCTGCGAAGTGTTTGAGTGACAAGCAGGTGGAGAAGGTCGCCTCTGGTGCCTACGCCGGGGTGCAAGGCCGTCACATCACGTTGCCTGGCGATGTCAGCGTGCTGGACAAGATCCCCGGTGCCGGCAAGGACGCGAAGGCGACGGAGCGCCTGCTCACCCTGACCACGTGCCACCCGCAATTCTCTAACGCGGAGCGCATGATTATCCACGCCATTGAGGTAGATTCCGAGGCGAAGACTCCGGGCGAGCGCCCGGCCGTATTGGAGGAAAACTAA
- the yidC gene encoding membrane protein insertase YidC has protein sequence MKAWHLLLHNVFSLGNSASWIISIILLVITVRTLIAPITWMSIRSGRVSALMRPEKEAIEARYAEATTKEEVAARDDAIRELNKRYNFKPAAGCIPPLIMFPVFIGLYRVILYMASPDNHGADANVGALNPQEIASFREAVYQGIPLTAFPAMPDDWAASMGVTGEQVYNTILPLLVPAIIFTVINMMASLYRSYWTMDFTNTIMRRMYYVMIILGVVFFPWMLWNLATAGPVPLAIVIYWFTSNLYTLIQTLFFNVLLHFKLPLADEHHEHRKGSLERFKQARRDRKDLSRRKRRALLSSSKRAEIKAEEEQRQQELAAHKARKRELQKTQNKLRAEIRRERLKARQAEIAEKKAQREAASQGKAADNAVAQPGDVDKPSAD, from the coding sequence ATGAAGGCGTGGCATCTTCTGCTCCACAACGTCTTCTCCCTCGGTAACTCCGCTTCTTGGATTATCTCCATCATCCTCCTAGTCATTACTGTGCGCACCCTCATCGCTCCTATTACCTGGATGTCCATCCGCTCCGGCCGTGTCAGCGCGCTCATGCGCCCAGAAAAAGAAGCGATCGAGGCCCGCTACGCCGAGGCGACCACCAAAGAGGAGGTCGCCGCGCGTGACGACGCCATCCGGGAGCTCAACAAGCGCTACAACTTCAAACCCGCCGCCGGCTGCATCCCGCCGCTTATCATGTTCCCGGTCTTCATCGGCCTCTACCGGGTCATCTTGTACATGGCATCGCCGGACAACCACGGCGCTGACGCCAACGTCGGCGCGCTGAACCCGCAGGAGATCGCCAGCTTTCGCGAAGCCGTCTACCAAGGCATCCCCCTCACCGCCTTCCCCGCCATGCCTGACGACTGGGCGGCATCCATGGGAGTGACCGGTGAACAGGTCTACAACACGATCCTTCCCCTGCTGGTCCCCGCCATCATCTTCACGGTTATCAACATGATGGCCTCGCTGTACCGCAGCTACTGGACGATGGACTTCACCAACACCATCATGCGCCGGATGTACTACGTCATGATCATCCTCGGCGTCGTCTTCTTCCCGTGGATGCTGTGGAACCTGGCCACCGCCGGCCCCGTCCCGCTGGCGATTGTCATTTACTGGTTCACCTCCAACCTGTACACGCTCATCCAGACGCTGTTCTTCAACGTTTTGCTGCACTTCAAGCTGCCACTGGCAGACGAGCACCACGAGCACCGCAAGGGCTCGCTGGAGCGCTTCAAGCAGGCCCGCCGGGACAGGAAGGACCTCTCGCGCCGCAAGCGTCGTGCGCTCCTGAGCTCCTCCAAGCGCGCGGAGATCAAGGCGGAGGAAGAACAGCGCCAGCAGGAACTGGCAGCACACAAGGCGCGTAAGCGCGAGCTGCAGAAAACTCAGAACAAACTGCGCGCGGAAATCCGCCGCGAACGCCTCAAGGCACGGCAGGCTGAGATTGCCGAGAAAAAGGCGCAACGCGAGGCCGCGAGCCAAGGCAAGGCCGCAGACAACGCCGTCGCCCAGCCTGGCGACGTCGACAAGCCCAGCGCCGACTAA
- a CDS encoding TetR/AcrR family transcriptional regulator, giving the protein MAAAPAKKSRRNRPAPRVRLLESATNLFMMEGIRVIGIDRVLREADVAKASLYSLYGSKDALVTAYIEAMDEQYRKDWTDKAVLMTDPIDKVLTFFDMAIEQEPVKNFRASHFKTAANEYPNPEADSEREIVAACHAHRTWLLSTVTALLNAKNGYPSETQARQIIVLLEGGLEGARLDHSVEPLMTAREMARTLLSVPPADYSI; this is encoded by the coding sequence GTGGCCGCTGCACCCGCTAAGAAATCGCGCCGGAACCGCCCGGCGCCCCGAGTGCGCCTACTCGAGTCCGCCACCAACCTGTTCATGATGGAGGGCATCCGCGTCATCGGCATTGACCGCGTGCTGCGTGAGGCGGACGTGGCCAAGGCCTCGCTATATTCCCTCTACGGATCCAAAGATGCGTTGGTCACCGCCTATATCGAAGCCATGGACGAGCAGTACCGCAAGGACTGGACGGACAAGGCGGTGCTCATGACCGATCCCATCGATAAGGTCCTAACCTTCTTCGACATGGCCATCGAGCAAGAGCCGGTGAAGAATTTCCGCGCCTCCCACTTCAAGACGGCCGCCAACGAATACCCCAACCCGGAAGCCGATTCTGAGCGGGAGATTGTTGCCGCGTGCCACGCGCACCGCACCTGGCTGCTGTCCACCGTGACGGCCCTGCTCAACGCGAAGAATGGTTACCCCTCGGAGACCCAGGCCCGCCAGATTATCGTCCTACTTGAGGGCGGCTTGGAAGGCGCGCGCCTGGATCACAGCGTGGAGCCACTCATGACCGCCCGCGAGATGGCGCGCACGCTGTTGTCCGTGCCACCGGCGGACTATTCCATCTAA
- a CDS encoding GlsB/YeaQ/YmgE family stress response membrane protein has product MKRDHSIFVNIIVGIIGGILGGWILQLFGIGTGSGWFVTLITAVVGACLLLWIVGLVTKPKGRV; this is encoded by the coding sequence ATGAAGCGCGACCACAGCATCTTCGTCAACATCATCGTTGGCATTATTGGCGGTATCTTGGGCGGCTGGATCCTGCAGCTGTTCGGTATCGGTACCGGCTCCGGCTGGTTCGTTACCCTGATTACCGCTGTGGTGGGCGCTTGCCTGCTGCTGTGGATCGTCGGCCTGGTCACCAAGCCGAAGGGCCGCGTTTAA
- a CDS encoding universal stress protein — translation MAHEDIVVVAVDGSEASNNAVRWAANTALKRGIPLRLASSYTMPQFLYAEGMVPPKELFDDLQNETFQKIEDARAIAHEVAPDLKIGHTIAEGSPIDMLLEMSNDVTMIVMGSRGMGGLSGMVMGSVSASVVSHASCPVVVVREDNHVTADTKYGPIVVGVDGSEVSAKATEYAFAEAHARGAELLAVHTWMDMQVQASLVGLSAAQQEWAEVEKEQANLLTERLAPLVEKYPDVAVRKIIARDRPVRALSEAAEGAQLLVVGSHGRGGFKGMLLGSTSRALLQAAPCPMMVVRPDSD, via the coding sequence ATGGCACACGAGGACATTGTTGTCGTAGCAGTAGACGGCTCGGAGGCATCAAACAACGCAGTGCGGTGGGCGGCGAACACCGCACTGAAGCGCGGCATCCCGCTGCGCTTGGCTTCCAGCTACACCATGCCGCAGTTCCTGTACGCGGAGGGCATGGTCCCGCCGAAGGAGCTTTTCGACGACCTGCAGAACGAGACCTTCCAAAAGATCGAGGACGCCCGGGCCATCGCACACGAGGTAGCCCCGGATCTCAAGATCGGTCACACCATAGCCGAAGGTTCCCCCATTGACATGCTGTTGGAGATGTCCAACGACGTCACCATGATCGTCATGGGCTCCCGCGGTATGGGCGGCCTGTCCGGCATGGTTATGGGCTCCGTGTCCGCCTCCGTGGTCTCCCACGCGAGCTGCCCGGTGGTCGTCGTCCGCGAGGACAACCACGTCACCGCCGACACCAAGTACGGTCCCATCGTGGTGGGCGTGGACGGCTCCGAGGTATCCGCAAAGGCCACCGAGTACGCTTTCGCCGAGGCGCACGCCCGCGGCGCGGAGCTGTTGGCGGTGCATACCTGGATGGACATGCAGGTTCAGGCTTCGCTTGTCGGCCTCTCTGCTGCGCAGCAGGAGTGGGCCGAGGTGGAAAAGGAGCAAGCTAACCTGCTCACCGAGCGCCTGGCACCGCTGGTGGAGAAGTATCCCGACGTCGCCGTGCGCAAGATTATTGCCCGGGATCGCCCGGTGCGCGCGCTGAGCGAGGCTGCCGAGGGCGCGCAACTGCTCGTGGTCGGTTCGCATGGTCGTGGCGGATTCAAGGGCATGCTGTTGGGATCCACCTCCCGCGCGCTGCTGCAGGCGGCTCCGTGCCCGATGATGGTGGTGCGCCCAGATTCCGACTAG